The following proteins come from a genomic window of Rissa tridactyla isolate bRisTri1 chromosome 13, bRisTri1.patW.cur.20221130, whole genome shotgun sequence:
- the LOC128917135 gene encoding NACHT, LRR and PYD domains-containing protein 1b allele 3-like isoform X7 gives MAEPEDDSPSEFHVFIKTSTGSTRAVRVSLDDTVREVNAKLEAWDFFLSQEGGSLTYHRMCMEYDLALSRGRGRLIYNERYMKDDLTLRHYGIKPNCFLYHVELQGPGGTFRPRVSLRGGGGILIAQSSVRGGGGTLIAQSSVQGPGGTFRPRVSLQGPGGTFRPQFSFQGGGGTLISQSSGLALRELVPDEASTSAEVSYDFGQFHSSLNMDSPWKGNCQDCLGEDLPEVTPRRIRDLLGHHTAYRARLPGAGIFRCSITGLGFEVKSAVTVTYRYDTWTTHLSKADKEMWMPAGPLFHIEVQPGVVQAVRLPHFICLAEDVNTSLCSIAHFESGKMTLESPTRLMAFSAVLENPSFSALGVLWRKIRSAFCSLPVHSLVLIFQQLNAASTTLHLYLIPDDKSVKRAIEEQEVNWNSKLIPKPPPFRPLFLGRNYRVTSTKQAEITPEVILTTLPVSSRPRQ, from the exons ATGGCGGAGCCCGAGGATGACAGCCCCAGCGAGTTCCACGTCTTCATTAAGACTTCGACAGGCAGCACACGCGCGGTGAGAGTGTCTCTGGATGACACCGTGCGGGAGGTTAACGCTAAGCTGGAAGCGTGGGACTTCTTCCTGAGCCAGGAAGGGGGAAGTCTGACCTACCATAGGATGTGCATGGAGTACGACCTGGCCCTGAGCCGCGGAAGGGGAAGGCTGATCTACAATGAGAGATACATGAAGGACGACCTGACCCTGCGACACTATGGAATCAAACCCAACTGCTTTTTGTACCATGTCGAAT TGCAAGGTCCTGGTGGAACTTTCAGACCTCGAGTTTCAC tTCGAGGTGGTGGTGGAATTTTAATAGCTCAGTCTTCAG tTCGAGGTGGTGGTGGAACTTTAATAGCTCAGTCTTCAG TGCAAGGTCCTGGTGGAACTTTCAGACCTCGAGTTTCAC TGCAAGGTCCTGGTGGAACTTTCAGACCTCAATTTTCAT tTCAAGGTGGTGGTGGAACTTTAATATCTCAGTCTTCAG GCTTAGCCCTAAGGGAGCTGGTGCCAGACGAGGCCTCGACAAGTGCGGAGGTGAG CTATGATTTTGGACAATTCCATAGCAGTCTAAACATGGACTCACCATGGAAGGGAAACTGCCAGGACTGCCTGGGGGAG GATCTTCCAGAAGTGACACCGAGGAGAATCCGTGACTTGCTGGGACACCACACTGCGTACCG agcTCGCCTCCCTGGTGCAGGCATCTTCCGGTGCTCCATCACAGGCCTCGGCTTCGAGGTGAAGTCGGCAGTGACCGTCACCTACAGATACGACACCTGGACCACGCACCTGAGCAAGGCTGACAAGGAAATGTGGATGCCTGCCGGACCCCTCTTCCACATCGAGGTGCAGCCCGGGGTTGTGCAGGCAGTGCGTCTCCCCCACTTCATCTGCCTGGCAG AAGACGTAAATACCAGCCTGTGCTCCATTGCCCACTTTGAGTCTGGGAAGATGACCCTGGAGAGTCCGACCAGACTGATGGCTTTCTCTGCTGTCCTGGAGAATCCCAGCTTCTCAGCGCTCGGGGTGCTTTGGAGGAAGATACGTTCAGCCTTCTGTTCACTCCCTGTGCACTCTTTGGTGTTGATCTTCCAGCAGCTCAATGCTGCAAGTACAACTCTTCACCTCTACCTGATCCCAGATGACAAGTCCGTGAAGCGG GCCATTGAAGAACAAGAAGTGAACTGGAATTCAAAGCTTATTCCCAAGCCTCCTCCATTCAGACCTCTGTTCTTGGGCCGCAATTACCGTGTGACCAGTACAAAGCAGGCAGAGATAACACCTGAA gtgATATTGACCACTCTGCCCGTGTCTTCAAGGCCTCGTCAG TGA